A genome region from Carya illinoinensis cultivar Pawnee chromosome 2, C.illinoinensisPawnee_v1, whole genome shotgun sequence includes the following:
- the LOC122294508 gene encoding phylloplanin-like — MASKSAVFVLLMVVVAVAAPIAVAQLGTVGRLLDRIRIQGTVFCSINATGTASPVFPNAQVQLRCGIGDVVSRATTNRLGMFLMQFLPRQTLSSILAECNLF, encoded by the exons ATGGCCTCGAAATCAGCTGTCTTTGTTTTGCTCATGGTAGTCGTTGCAGTAGCAGCCCCAATAGCAGTAGCACAATTGGGGACCGTAGGTCGTCTGCTGGATCGGATCCGCATACAGGGGACTGTGTTTTGCTCTATCAATGCCACTGGTACTGCCAGCCCGGTCTTCCCAA ATGCTCAGGTACAACTGCGGTGTGGAATTGGAGATGTGGTTTCGAGGGCAACGACGAATAGGTTAGGAATGTTCTTGATGCAGTTCCTTCCCCGACAAACGCTCTCTTCAATCTTGGCCGAGTGCAATCTATTTTAA
- the LOC122300207 gene encoding uncharacterized protein LOC122300207 isoform X2, whose product MGDANLESFQIYCMVFHSTRCSRFYGCFVRKSRERVAVEAIIVRSSIIRFAKKSLDAELRALVFSPRLMEDSSKDWRTYTKDWQTYTMLVELLDQSWWSFACFGWSGRRTTRERNGQKANDKHKVK is encoded by the exons ATGGGTGATGCGAATTTGGAAAGCTTCCAGATTTACTGTATGGTCTTCCACTCCACACGCTG TTCCAGATTTTATGGGTGCTTTGTTCGTAAGTCAAGGGAACGGGTGGCCGTTGAAGCCATCATCGTACGGAG CTCAATTATAAGGTTTGCTAAGAAGAGTTTAGATGCTGAATTGAGAGCATTGGTTTTCAGTCCTCGACTCATGGAG GATTCTTCAAAGGACTGGCGGACTTATACAAAGGACTGGCAGACGTATACAATG CTGGTGGAGTTATTGGATCAATCTTGGTGGTCCTTTGCTTGTTTTGGGTGGTCTGGTAGAAGAACTACCCGTGAAAGAAATGGTCAGAAAGCTAACGACAAACACAAagtaaagtaa
- the LOC122300207 gene encoding uncharacterized protein LOC122300207 isoform X1, whose amino-acid sequence MGDANLESFQIYCMVFHSTRCSRFYGCFVRKSRERVAVEAIIVRSSIIRFAKKSLDAELRALVFSPRLMEDSSKDWRTYTKDWQTYTMHSKFQIHDGHTLRNSYVMPSHLLAGGVIGSILVVLCLFWVVW is encoded by the exons ATGGGTGATGCGAATTTGGAAAGCTTCCAGATTTACTGTATGGTCTTCCACTCCACACGCTG TTCCAGATTTTATGGGTGCTTTGTTCGTAAGTCAAGGGAACGGGTGGCCGTTGAAGCCATCATCGTACGGAG CTCAATTATAAGGTTTGCTAAGAAGAGTTTAGATGCTGAATTGAGAGCATTGGTTTTCAGTCCTCGACTCATGGAG GATTCTTCAAAGGACTGGCGGACTTATACAAAGGACTGGCAGACGTATACAATG cATTCAAAATTCCAAATCCATGATGGGCACACTTTGAGAAATTCTTATGTCATGCCTTCTCACCTTCTAGCTGGTGGAGTTATTGGATCAATCTTGGTGGTCCTTTGCTTGTTTTGGGTGGTCTGGTAG
- the LOC122300207 gene encoding uncharacterized protein LOC122300207 isoform X3, producing MGDANLESFQIYCMVFHSTRCSRFYGCFVRKSRERVAVEAIIVRSSIIRFAKKSLDAELRALVFSPRLMEDSSKDWRTYTKDWQTYTMKLRLKIGASWLGLEEIESLISWT from the exons ATGGGTGATGCGAATTTGGAAAGCTTCCAGATTTACTGTATGGTCTTCCACTCCACACGCTG TTCCAGATTTTATGGGTGCTTTGTTCGTAAGTCAAGGGAACGGGTGGCCGTTGAAGCCATCATCGTACGGAG CTCAATTATAAGGTTTGCTAAGAAGAGTTTAGATGCTGAATTGAGAGCATTGGTTTTCAGTCCTCGACTCATGGAG GATTCTTCAAAGGACTGGCGGACTTATACAAAGGACTGGCAGACGTATACAATG AAGCTGAGATTGAAGATTGGAGCCTCATGgctaggacttgaagagatagAAAGTCTAATAAGTTGGACTTAG